GATATCTGGCGGATCGCTACGGGTTGCAACAAATCGCCATCGCCGGTTTGTCTCCGAGCGATGAACCCAGTGCCAAGGAGTTGCAGGCGTTGATCGAAACGGCCAAACGGAAAAAGGTGCGTGCCATCTTTTTTGAAACACTGGTCAATGCCAAAACAGCGGAAACCCTGAAAAGGGAAATCGGAGCGAAGGCCTCGACGCTCAATCCGCTGGAAGGGTTAACGCCGGAGGAGATCAAACGCGGGGAGGACTACTTCACGATTATGGAGAAAAACCGGAAGAACCTGGCTCAAGCGTGGGGGGTCCAACCATGACGGATATGATTCGGATGGAACGCGTTTATTTTTCGTATCAAAATGAAAAAGTGTTGGACAATGTGAGCCTGACACTGCATCAGGGAGAGTTTTTGGCCTTGGTCGGGCCGAACGGCTCAGGAAAATCAACGCTGGTCAAATTGGCGCTCGGTTGGCTCAAACCGCAAGCGGGCGAGATTCAACTGATGGGACAGGACATCAGGCGGTTTCGCGATCGCGACAAGATCGGCTATGTCTCCCAAAAAGCCAATAGTTTCAATTTGGGGTTTCCCGCGACCGTTTTCGAAGTGGTGGCCACAGGATTGTACGGGAAAATGGGTTTGTTCCGTTGGATGGGAAGAAAGGAAAAACAAAAGGTGTATGAAGCGATCGAGCAGGTGGGTTTGAGTCATTTGTCCCACCGCAACATCGGTCGCCTTTCCGGGGGACAACAACAACGTGCGTTTATTGCACGCGCGTTGGTAAGTGATCCCGACCTGCTGATATTGGATGAGCCGACCGTTGGAGTCGATGCCGAATCAGTTGAGCGGTTTTATCGGTTGCTGACACATTTGCACCGGGAAAAGAAGTTGACGCTGTTGTTGGTCACGCATGATATCGGTGCCGTCACCACCTATGTGGACCGGATCGCCTGTTTGAACAAGCGGATTTTCTTCCATGGCGACCCGGAGGAATTTACCAGAAAGCAAAAAGAGATTCTGACGGCCGCCTACGGCCACGAAGTGCAGTTGATTGACCACCAGCACGAGACAACAGAGGATA
This genomic window from Polycladomyces zharkentensis contains:
- a CDS encoding metal ABC transporter ATP-binding protein, which translates into the protein MTDMIRMERVYFSYQNEKVLDNVSLTLHQGEFLALVGPNGSGKSTLVKLALGWLKPQAGEIQLMGQDIRRFRDRDKIGYVSQKANSFNLGFPATVFEVVATGLYGKMGLFRWMGRKEKQKVYEAIEQVGLSHLSHRNIGRLSGGQQQRAFIARALVSDPDLLILDEPTVGVDAESVERFYRLLTHLHREKKLTLLLVTHDIGAVTTYVDRIACLNKRIFFHGDPEEFTRKQKEILTAAYGHEVQLIDHQHETTEDKSLFVGT